A genomic segment from Brienomyrus brachyistius isolate T26 chromosome 9, BBRACH_0.4, whole genome shotgun sequence encodes:
- the malsu1 gene encoding mitochondrial assembly of ribosomal large subunit protein 1, with amino-acid sequence MAMISYKCVTSCSRRILSGLLNLDAVRTNNIKCLHVNMKRPCVATLQSRYTCCALRHDQFHPVDYVRCSGKDRFYCDLRSIRDDTTAHNEDIAGSPAMSLSADPQNADLRRKIPQAFNIDVLVALLRQENAVDVCVIKVPKSLKYTDYFVVVSGSSRRHLIAMAEYAVKVYKALKTDADPHVIIEGKDAEDWMCIDFGHTVVHFMLPETREVYELEKLWTLRSFDEQLSSIPPETLPKDFIYDDEATDWRSGFGDLGGQERL; translated from the exons ATGGCAATGATAAGTTATAAATGTGTGACGAGTTGCTCTAGAAGAATACTTTCTGGATTATTAAATCTAGATGCTGTACGAACAAACAACATAAAGTGTCTACATGTAAATATGAAGCGGCCGTGTGTTGCTACTCTTCAGTCTCGGTACACATGTTGTGCTCTGCGGCATGATCAGTTCCATCCGGTGGATTATGTGCGGTGTTCAGGAAAGGATAGATTTTACTGCGATTTACGGAGTATCAGAGATGACACGACTGCGCACAACGAAGACATAGCGGGCTCTCCGGCCATGAGCCTTTCAGCGGATCCCCAAAATGCCGATCTCAGGCGTA AGATACCGCAGGCATTTAACATCGACGTCCTGGTGGCACTCCTCCGCCAGGAAAACGCCGTGGACGTCTGTGTAATAAAAGTACCGAAATCGCTGAAGTACACCGATTACTTTGTGGTAGTAAGCGGCTCCTCAAGAAGACATCTCATAGCGATGGCAGAGTATGCAGTCAAAGTG TACAAAGCGCTCAAGACGGATGCTGATCCCCATGTCATAATCGAAGGCAAGGATGCGGAGGACTGGATGTGCATCGACTTCG GGCACACCGTGGTGCACTTCATGCTGCCTGAGACCAGAGAGGTTTACGAGCTGGAGAAGCTGTGGACGCTGCGCTCGTTTGACGAGCAGCTGAGCTCCATCCCCCCAGAGACATTGCCCAAAGACTTCATCTATGACGATGAGGCCACAGATTGGCGCTCCGGGTTTGGAGACCTTGGGGGACAAGAACGGTTGTAG